In Lolium rigidum isolate FL_2022 chromosome 3, APGP_CSIRO_Lrig_0.1, whole genome shotgun sequence, the genomic window GAGGTACCTTGTGCACACTCGGCCTGACATAGCATTCGCTGTCGGTTACGTCAGCCGGTTCATGGAGAAGCCCACGACAGAGCACATGGCTGCTGTCAAGCATTTGTTGCGGTACATTGCTGGTACCCGCAACTATGGCTGCCGCTACGTGAAGGATGAGGACGGCGGCAAGCTGATCGGCTACAGCGACACCGACATGGCAGGCGACATCGACGACCGAAAGAGCACCTCAGGTATGCTATTCATAATTGGTTGTAACCCTGTGACTTGGCGGTCACAAAAGCAGAAGGTGGTCGCACTTTCATCGTGCGAGGCGGAGTACATTCCTGCAACAACCGCGGCTTGCCAAGGAGTTTGGCTCGGCCGACTTCTTGGCGACCTCCTCGACAAGAAGGATGACACTGCGACAATCTTTGTAGACAACAAGTCTGCAATTCAGCTGTGCAAAAATTCGGTTTTCCATGACCGGAGTAAGCACATCGAGACACGCTTCCATTTCATCAGGGAGTGTGTCGAGGATGAAAAGATCGACGTCGAGTACATCGGCACTCATGACCAGCTCGCGGACATCCTGACCAAAGCACTTGGTCGTATTCAGTTTCAGAGTCTACGGCGTCATCACCATCAAGAGCAACTAGATTAGGGGGAGAACTGTTGCTTTATTCATATTGCTTAGCCACAAATAAAACATGCACCAGTACGTGCATGTGCTGCTAGTAGTATGCATAGTAGTATGAACTGATTGAAGTCTAGAAGCTGCCGGCCATGAAGGAAATCACAACATGCAACACGCTGCAAGGAGATAAACGTGCATGGTAGGTGAGCTTGACATTTTAGTTTGGATAGTCAAATATTCACACATAGTCACATAGAAGTTTGTATGTGAGCTGGTATGTGCAGCTCACTAGTAGTATAAATAGGGTACCTTTGTATCAGTTTTTAACACACCAAGTAGTAAGAAAGAGAGCAAGAAAAGCAGCAAGTTTGAGCTGCACCAAAGCTACTAGTGTCCTCCATTCCATTGGAGTTTGAGAGAGTGTGTGTCTCCAAGTGATAAGTGTGAGTAGCATAAGCTCTTAGTCTTAGAAGTAGGAGCTAACAGTTTATGGATCCTGATCCAGGGCCAGGTCAAAGGATGTGAGCGAGTATGGAGCTAGCAAGGCCTGCATCTTTTCTGCAGCGCCGGCTAGACCGCTGCGAACTGGCACAACCTGCACCATTTGCAACATTCATGTTACACAACAAATATAATGTATATTAGTGTATAATATAATGTATTAAACCAAAAGTACATAAGCAAAGGAAAGGCATCAGCTTGCCTTATTTGGGTCACTGAATGAGTTTTCATCAAGCAAATCACTGGATGTGAGAACAGTCACAGTTGATCTTGCCGTATCGACACCAGCTTGAAGTCCAGTTGCAGATATTGTTAGGTTTACAGCATGCGAACCAAAGTTTACAATCTGCAGAAGATCAGTACCAAGTTCTTAGATCTAAACATGTTACTCCAGCAGTAGAAACCATGTTGACTGGGTTGTTATGCACGTATGTAAATGTTCAAGTAATTGCGTATTGTCGCGTATGGATTGGGCCATTTCAAATATCAAGGCAAGTTTACCCTTTATCTAATGAACTGAAGCATTCACATGCAGGCTAGGAGAAAATCGGAACCACTGAGTCTACCTTTATCCTCAGGAACATATCCTCATTGTCTTTCCAGGTGATTGCGGATGCTGCCAATGAACTAGAGTAGCTGGAAGCGATTCTCACAGGATGGATCACAGAACCACTTGATTCACGGAAAAATGTCTGCATCCAGTAACTAGGAGTTCCATACTGTTGCCAGGAGTTGAAGACTATCGCATCTGGAATCCATCTGACAATTGTGTTCAGACATAATCAATAAAATCGCCATCAACAAGAATACTAGTATTATGGAAAAAAAAAAAGGACAAAGCCATTTGTACTTACCTGCGGTCGTTGTCATTTACGAAGATTGGAGCATAGCTCGCCATGTGGACGATATCACTGCAAAGGAGAATGCAAAGAATCCGCTCATTAACTTACAGCAAAGAATTGTTGTTACTTAATTCCACATTTACAAGATTTTTAATTGACAACTGTCAAGACACTGTTGATTTACACCGGAGAACTCATTCTTGATAGAAGGACAACCCTATGCATTTGCGATGTTTTCCCAATCCTCAAAAACAGAAGGAAGGTGTGAGAGAGATTACCTATTCTTCTCTAACCCAATAAGGAACGCAGCCTCTGCCAATGAAGCAAGAAGGCTTCCATTGCCAGCATCCCTTGGATAATCAACAGCATACTCACTAACAAATACCTGAAATAAGATCACAACACAGCATACTTAGCTATAATAAACTGCAGTCTACATAGTACGCAAGATTTTCTAGAACATGATAATACTGTCACACTTCTTACTGTTGGATCAGTTACGATCATTCTCTCAAAAACTCTAAACTCAAAAGCGATGGAAATTGCATAAATCAGTAAAATTAGATGTAGGTACCCCCTAGAAATTTTGAAACGTAGGTCTATCAGACATCTATACCAAAATAAACCATTCCATATAGGCTGGTAGAAACTAAGGCATACCTTTGGACCCGTGCGCGATGTCCTGGTAAAGTAATCTTTCATGAGAAAAATATCTGTGGCATTGCTATAGACCTACAGaaataaggaaatattctcaaaaCATATTGATAAAATCACAACTAAAAATTCTGGTGAAAGTTAAACAGGGAGAAAAGACAAACCAATTTGCATGCAATAACTTACATGGAAATCATATAAATCAGCAGGATGGTGAAGTGGCTTAGATGAGCCATCACAGTTTGAAATAATTTGAATATCTGGATAGGCCTCTCGAATTGCATTGTAAAACATGAGATAATTTGCTGTTAACAGAGAACTTAAGATCATCAGGTGCAAAGTGGGAAATTCTACGCTAGCTCTTCACACTTCATTACTCCAGCAAAACAAGTGAACGACACAGCAATTCTGTAATCTATGATGAAATTATTTAATTTATGTGTAAATCTATTGTTAGTGGTCAAGTGGACCTACTAAAGTGGATGGCTAATTTTTTCTGCTATTTTTAATCATATTTCTATGAGCAAAAATGTGGAATTAAAAAGAAAAATGTGGTTTCAAATATGCTCAAAATAAAATAATGATGATTAGGAATTATGTCGTCTAAACTAGGCCAATGGCCATTACATCTCTTGTGTATTTAGATACATATATTCCCATGTAAATGTAACCACTAAGTTATTCTATAACAAGTAGACCTTTACAGTATACTTGtgttaaataataataaaattacCTTGATAATTCCTTTTATTACAATCTTCATTCCCAATTGCAACATACTTCAGTGGGAATCGTTCAGAGTGCCCCATTGCAGCTCTAATGGAACCCCAGGTTGATTCTGAATTTCCTCTAGCAAACTCAATGCCGTTCAAAGCATCCTAGCAAGGCAAGAAGAAACAAACTTAAAATCATGAGAAATGCATATAACTAATGATATATCAGGAATTGAACACATACCTTTACAAAAGGTGCAAGTGCAGTGGTATCAACTTCATCATTGTGGCTGATCCCTAAATTTCGAGAGAAAAATTTCAAGCATTTAATGGGTACACAAGTGATGATTACATGCTAAAATATAACTAATGGAAAAAATAGCAAGAATACTATTACCAGCATTGAAAACCCAGATTGGCTCAGCACCAAGGTCTTCGGCAAGCTTTCATGACATTCCGAATTAAATGTATGAGATATATGGCCACACCTAGAGAACTCAGTACGAGATTAATCCATACATACCTGGAGAAACTCGTAATACCCAAGCCCATCATCTGTCCAGTACTTCCAAACGTCTCCATAGTGCCCAGGCCTCTCTTCCCATGGACCAATAGTTTCCCTCCATCTGAAAGAATTTCTTAACCACTCGCCTTCAACAAAGCAACCACCTATAAAAAAATAACGTGACATATCAGCATATGTATGATTggagaattttttaaaaaaatagagtTGGAAAATTGTTGAAAAGTTGGTTTCCTAAACTCATTTCTGTCTAGAAAGTACCCATTATGGTATCCGTACAAAAAAATATAGAGAAATATGGTACCATATACCATCATAGTAAGATAGTCATTTTCTTGtcgtaaaatttgaaaaaaaaattaaccaCTCTTCAAATGTATGTGTTAAGCATAACATGTCAAGTATCGTCCCTGCTAATCTGGACTAGGAAGATTAATAAGTTGTACAATGTAAAAAATGGGCAACCATGTAAGTATGTGTTAAGCATAACATGCCAGGTCCACAATTCTATAAAAGAGAAGGTTGCACAGGACACTAATATAAAAAGAACTGTGTGCTCAATTATAGCTTGTTCTTGTAAAGTAGTGTTAGATTCTTATGTTTTCCATATCTTGGAATATGctccaagatttcaaaaaaaattgtctGCTGGGCACACACCATCTGCGTTTTTTGTTTTTAGGGTCAGCCAACTTGATACATACAAGAACATTAGGGATCTTTCGATCAAATGTATTTTCACCGTTATGTAATAAGGTGGGCTACTGCTATGGCCTAAGGGGGCATACATAAAGACAGTACCTGGCACAATATAGACCTACTCTATCTATCTTGCACATCAAACCTTGTCAGTTTTCACTTGATTTTGCAACCATCAAAATGCATTTTACTGGACAAAAGGAGACTGAAGTACAAAGACAACAACATTGTATTTATACAGTTATGTGCTTCAGACCTTCAGTCATTAGTAGTTCCTTTGACAGACGTGATAAAGTTTATGATTGTCACTGTAGGCATGTTCAGGTTTGAGTTCAGTTGCTTAACTAGTTCCCACACAATCCTAATGGCTGAATATGATATAAAAACTACAATGGTAGCAAGAAATCATTGatataaactagtatcataaaTACATTAGAAGTGTAGAACATATACGAGCAGCCTTTATTAGTTGATCTTGATTGCAATAACATATGAAATACCAGGAAATCGTAGGAACTGTGGTCTTAAATCCATAAGCATGTGTATGAGTTCCTTGCGAAAGCCATGGCCCTGTATATGTAGAACAAAATGACGATTAACGCCTCTAGTTGACTCATAGAAAGCATGATCTGGCATTAGAAAAAGAAGATTACACTTTCATTATTACATAATAAATTTCCATAAATCAATATTAGTTTTTCGTTTGATCCTATTAATCAGCAATGAGAGCTCTTGGACAAACATTTGGTCATCACCGATTTTCAATAACGGTCAAACAATTTGATGATTGATTTTCCTTGAACATATTATTGCTAGGTAACAAAACAAGCCTGTCTTTCTATATGGTTTTACGATTTGAGGTAATATACATTTTGGTAGAATCTTTACGAGCTGTTTTCAGATCACATCATGCCTTTGTGATTGTCAGTAGCCACTACCAAGACAAAGGATAAAAAAGCAATTCACCTTATATGTATCTGAAGGCATAAGTGACACTTGATCTATCCATATGACCCccctcttggaagttgttaactcAAATCTTGAAGTTCTGCACGTTCCTCGAGCAAATAATTGGAGTTCTACCTTTCGCCAATCTGACACATTATTATCTCTGCAACCATGCAGTATGCATTCTTTCGCAGTTAGTGGAGAAAATTAACAAGTTGAAAATTTATCTTATCTCATTAGGGAAGATATATACACTATATCAGCTGATGCGATAGTTTGTAATCCATCGAAACATGTGAGTGAAGCAGTCAACTCCACAGGTTCCATTGATCTGATATACATGACTAGATTATAGGTCTTCCCTTCTTCTATATTCTGGAAGTTGAAATTGCCAAGTTAAAGACAAAACCAGAGGGAAATAGTTGAAATGATTCTCAGAGAAAACTACCAACTAAATTGTTGTAAACTACCAACTAAATTTAGTTGTAAACTACCAACTAAATTGTTGTTTTATGAATTATATTTTCATGCTCATGTTCCAGTCCACATATACATTGAAAAATAAATCGTACCATGCCCCAGAATCCTGGGTTATAAATTCCAACACTGCCAGCTGGACACTCGTCGCAATGAACCTCCATCCTTAGAGCAATGAAATTTTTACTGAAACAAGATGCTCTTTCAGTCTGCACGTATATGGAAGATTCATCCCCAATGATGGCCCATGGATCTATCTTTGAAGGAGTTTTAGGCCCTCCAGCTTCAAAACCTAAGGCATAAATTTCGCAACAGTCAGTACGTGGCTATAGATGAACTGTTACTAACAGGTTATAAAAAGGAAGAGGCTAATTTTTTTCTTCCACTGTTATGTGTTGCAATAATGATTTCTTTGTTCTTCAGTTATTACAGAACTACCTAAGGGAACAGGCAACAAACAGCGTGAAAGAACGGGAATGAATATAACAGTAACAGAAATCTGCTGTGTGATTTTACTCTGCACAAGATATTGTAAGCTTCAGTTCCACAAAAAGGGCACTGTGCTCTCTTATTTTCATATACAAGCTATTCAACCTATATGAATCCTTGTTACAATGCCACTAGGTGTATCACTGACATGTTAAGTCATTGCATGGTGGAACTATCTATCTTTTTTCCTTGGAACCAAGCAATCCAAGTTTTGGTCAAGTGCATCCAGCCCTTTGTGAAACATTTTTCAGAGAGCAAGAGGCATACACAAGAGCAGAGATCGAGTGGC contains:
- the LOC124696308 gene encoding alpha-L-arabinofuranosidase 1-like, with protein sequence MGTDDAATCRTVLCTLLLLTLSCDCLAADLDLAKTAVLEVNTSWVAARKIPQTLFGLFFEEINHAGAGGIWAELVSNRGFEAGGPKTPSKIDPWAIIGDESSIYVQTERASCFSKNFIALRMEVHCDECPAGSVGIYNPGFWGMNIEEGKTYNLVMYIRSMEPVELTASLTCFDGLQTIASADIVDNNVSDWRKVELQLFARGTCRTSRFELTTSKRGVIWIDQVSLMPSDTYKGHGFRKELIHMLMDLRPQFLRFPGGCFVEGEWLRNSFRWRETIGPWEERPGHYGDVWKYWTDDGLGYYEFLQLAEDLGAEPIWVFNAGISHNDEVDTTALAPFVKDALNGIEFARGNSESTWGSIRAAMGHSERFPLKYVAIGNEDCNKRNYQANYLMFYNAIREAYPDIQIISNCDGSSKPLHHPADLYDFHVYSNATDIFLMKDYFTRTSRTGPKVFVSEYAVDYPRDAGNGSLLASLAEAAFLIGLEKNSDIVHMASYAPIFVNDNDRRWIPDAIVFNSWQQYGTPSYWMQTFFRESSGSVIHPVRIASSYSSSLAASAITWKDNEDMFLRIKIVNFGSHAVNLTISATGLQAGVDTARSTVTVLTSSDLLDENSFSDPNKVVPVRSGLAGAAEKMQALLAPYSLTSFDLALDQDP